TCCAAAGTGGCGCCATATATCTAAATGCGCTGTATTCGCCGGTGCTATCTTCTACCCAACTATAATATTCATTTTGTTTTTTTGAAAATGAGCGAAGCGCCTTGATTTCCCAGTCGTAGGGCGCATTTTCGGGACGAAGCGGGTTGAGGCTGGTGATGTGAAATTGAAAATGGTTGCGTTGGGCAGCCATTTCAGAAATCTGCCGTGTCATGTAAGCCGGATTGATCATGGTGAGTTTTTGCCCATCAGTGGTGGTGACATCGCGATTTGGGATTTTAAGGTATGGGTTGGGCGGCGTGGTGTCCGTAACGAGAGCGTATACGCCGCCATGTTCTGCATTCCAAAGTCGCGTGATCACAATTTGCTGGAAGCAAAGTCGCGTTTGGTAGAGCGTCATTTTGTCGGTTTCGTTTAATTGGGACGCAACGCCCCATAATGCCAGACAGAGAATAATCGCTGACCAGCTCACGCCAATCAGCGCGAATAGTTTAACAAGATCTTCGCCAATGGCTGCTGTTAATTGAGTTGTATATTGATGGCTCAAGCCCTCTTGATCGAATGGCTGGGGCGTTTCGGTTTTTCCTTTATTGCC
Above is a window of Chloroherpeton thalassium ATCC 35110 DNA encoding:
- a CDS encoding Tll0287-like domain-containing protein, producing MAQSRKASHPGNKGKTETPQPFDQEGLSHQYTTQLTAAIGEDLVKLFALIGVSWSAIILCLALWGVASQLNETDKMTLYQTRLCFQQIVITRLWNAEHGGVYALVTDTTPPNPYLKIPNRDVTTTDGQKLTMINPAYMTRQISEMAAQRNHFQFHITSLNPLRPENAPYDWEIKALRSFSKKQNEYYSWVEDSTGEYSAFRYMAPLWTEKPCLKCHEEQGYQIGDIRGGISVSIPADSIMTYRNSHIGTIIATHFSILILGLFGISVAFLYARQDQFELRRLILKTAPRAERSQNAQRVNSNLLALQKHPNRSRLLGKNREVFERKLRCDLHARHLS